The Pithys albifrons albifrons isolate INPA30051 chromosome 13, PitAlb_v1, whole genome shotgun sequence genome has a segment encoding these proteins:
- the PLEKHO2 gene encoding pleckstrin homology domain-containing family O member 2 gives MEQDTKEEVSEKPKSAPTAEKYGWIKKSSGGLLGLWKDRYIQLRKTQLVVYEDEDEQKCIETVELESYDKCQELRALLKRKNRFILIRSPGKKVHDIKFQAPTLEEKESWIKALNEGINRGKNKIFDEVKVDESLSLDHVTRDRVKVSHGRRPPTRSHLKEAAKCTSDGILRLDLDIVDNGPPTFDSTISESDNEPPQKETPKPPMPPKKPTGTKENQDGENSVPDQEHKKPLSPPLPPDKKLKEGITSKDNVNAKEKDSVSPEESIEGSQAPGEENKENLFEVSNRVIAKAPVPLPKNVPDKLKVAWDQPTIEPKKADNLESSGDDNKENLAEIAAADVTKPPVSPKALSEKMLGTVNSSHSDLEAGEELEPGRSKPPVNGIAASEVAEFTSPATETEEGNGRTAAEKEQQTSAETETSLATETDHENVKATIEKKVSTESTSCLKLRSSSLGDLLSDSKNKQRTIPGQGFLKDSHQCLAKMEEKVANEREKAEKLLQKVLREGLEQAQEGNGPPVMAETLLNEAVEQLRQATQVLQEIKGLGELKKEATQKQKEKQKDLVTLYRRSAP, from the exons GATACAAAGGAGGAGGTGTCAGAGAAACCAAAGTCTGCTCCAACTGCAGAGAAATATGGCTGGATTAAGAAAAGCAGTGGGGGTCTCCTGGGATTGTGGAAGGATCGTTACATCCAGCTACGGAAAACACAGCTCGTGGTCTACGAGGACGAG GATGAACAGAAGTGCATAGAAACAGTGGAACTGGAGAGTTATGACAAGTGCCAGGAGCTGCGTGCGctactaaaaaggaaaaaccgTTTCATTTTAATCCGCTCCCCGGGTAAGAAG GTTCACGATATCAAATTTCAAGCTCCAACTTTGGAAGAAAAGGAATCGTGGATAAAAGCTCTTAATGAAGGGatcaacagaggaaaaaacaaaatatttgatgAG GTGAAAGTAGATGAGAGCCTTTCATTGGACCATGTAACTCGGGACAGGGTGAAGGTGTCCCACGGGCGCAGGCCACCCACGAGAAGTCACCTAAAGGAG GCTGCCAAGTGTACATCAGATGGTATCCTGAGGCTGGATCTGGATATAGTAGACAATGGACCACCAACCTTTGATTCCACTATCAGCGAAAGTGACAATGAGCCACCTCAAAAAGAAACTCCAAAGCCACCTATGCCACCCAAAAAACCCACTGgcacaaaagaaaatcaagatgGAGAGAACAGTGTTCCTGACCAGGAACATAAAAAACCGCTGTCTCCTCCATTGCCTCCAGATAAGAAGCTTAAAGAAGGCATCACATCAAAGGACAACGTAAATGCCAAGGAAAAGGACTCTGTAAGCCCAGAGGAGAGCATAGAAGGATCTCAAGCACCTGGTGAGGAGAACAAGGAGAACCTCTTTGAAGTCAGCAACAGGGTTATAGCAAAAGCTCCAGTTCCACTTCCCAAGAATGTGCCAGACAAGCTAAAAGTAGCTTGGGACCAACCAACCATTGAACCTAAAAAGGCAGACAACTTGGAATCATCAGGAGATGATAACAAAGAGAACCTGGCTGAGATTGCTGCTGCAGATGTTACGAAGCCTCCTGTTTCTCCTAAGGCTCTGTCAGAGAAAATGCTTGGCACAGTGAACTCCAGCCACAGTGACCTGGAAGctggggaggagctggagccTGGCAGATCCAAGCCCCCGGTGAATGGGATTGCAGCCAGCGAGGTAGCAGAGTTCACATCCCCAGCAACTGAAACAGAAGAAGGAAATGGCAGAACTGCTGCTGAGAAGGAACAGCAAACTTCAGCAGAGACAGAGACTTCCTTAGCTACAGAAACAGACCATGAGAATGTAAAAGCAACCATTGAGAAGAAAGTTTCTACAGAGAGCACTTCATGTCTCAAGCTTCGCAGTTCTTCTCTGGGAGACTTGCTGTCTGATtccaaaaataaacagagaacAATTCCAGGCCAAGGTTTCCTGAAGGATTCCCATCAATGCTTGGCTAAAATGGAGGAGAAAGTTGCTaatgaaagggaaaaggcagaaaaacttCTGCAGAAGGTTTTACGTGAAGGGTTGGAACAGGCCCAGGAGGGGAATGGACCCCCAGTGATGGCAGAGACGTTGCTCAATGAGGCAGTAGAACAACTGCGTCAAGCTACACAAGTTTTGCAAGAAATTAAAGGTCTTGGAGaactgaaaaaagaagcaacacagaaacagaaagaaaagcaaaaggatcTAGTGACTCTTTATAGGAGAAGTGCTCCCTGA